The Corynebacterium minutissimum genome includes the window GCTCTTCGATTTCCATGCGGCGGACAATGCGCTCCAGCTCGTCAATTTCCTGCGGGGAGGAGTCAATCTCCATGCGCAGGCGGGAGCCGGCCTCATCGACCAAGTCGATGGCCTTGTCCGGCAGGAAGCGGTTGGTGATGTAGCGGTTCGACAGCTCCGCAGCGGACACCAAGGCGGAGTCCATGATGCGCACGCCGTGGTGTACCTCGTAGCGCTCCTTGAGTCCACGCAGGATGCCGATGGTGTCTTCGACGGAAGGCTCGGCGGCGTAGACCTGCTGGAAGCGGCGCTCGAGGGCGGCGTCCTTTTCGATGTACTTGCGGTATTCATCCAGGGTCGTGGCACCGACAAGGCGCAGCTCGCCGCGGGCTAGCATGGGCTTAATCATGTTACCGGCGTCCATGGAGCCATCACCGGTAGCGCCGGCGCCGACGATGGTGTGCAGCTCATCGATGAAGGTGATGATTTGCCCCTCGGAGGCCTTAATCTCATCAAGCACGGCCTTGAGGCGCTCCTCAAATTCACCGCGGTACTTCGCACCAGCAACCATGGAGCCAAGGTCCAGGCTGATGAGGGTCTTGCCCTTGAGGGACTCAGGGACGTCCCCGGCCACGATGCGGCGAGCCAGGCCTTCGACGATGGCGGTTTTACCCACGCCGGGCTCACCGATAAGCACCGGGTTGTTCTTGGTACGGCGGCTAAGAACCTGCACCACGCGGCGGATTTCCTGGTCACGGCCGATAACGGGATCAATCTTTCCTTCGCGGGCACGGGCAGTAAGGTCCGTGGCGTACTTTTCTAGTGCCTGGAACTGATCCTCCGGGTTCTCCGAGGTCACCTTGGCGGCACCGCGCACGGACGGGAATGCGCCTTTAAGCGCGTCATAGGTTGCGCCACGGGAGGTCAACAGCTCAGCCGCATCCGACTTAGAGCCCGCAATGGCCGCGAGCAGCACCTCGGTGGACACGTATTCATCACCGAGCTCACCGGCCAGCTCTTGGGCACGGGTAAGTACGTTGAGTGCGTCGCGGTTAAAGTTCGGGTTCGCCATATTAGCGCCCTCAGCCTTGGGCAGGGCATCAATAAGCTCGCGAGCCTCCTTAAGAACCGTGTCCGGGTCCACGCCGGTGGCCTTAAGAACTGGGGCGGCAATGCCGTCCTTTTGCTCGAGGATGGCTGCTAAAAGGTGTGCCGGGCGGATATCCGGGTTGCCGTTGGCGGAGGCGACTTTCAGCGCCTGCTGCAGGGCCTCCTGCGTCTTGGTGGTGGGGTTAAAAGAACTCATGTTTGTATCTCCTTGTGTTTATTGCCCTCCCTCGCACCAAGGTGATTGTGGTTCTGCCCTGAGCGGGGAAGGTGGCTTCACCGACTATAACGCCAAAGAACTTGAGTCTGTTCCACTCAAGTCGATCTTTTATGGAGATTTTCCATCCGAGCAGGTTGATATAGGTTCGCTCAACTTTGTGAGAGGGTCTATGGCCATACCCGGATGCAGCCGGATGCAGAAAGCACGAAGCGCCCTCGGTGCATATGCAGGAGGGCGGGATGCGGTGTGGTTGGCGCTCGGTGGGCGCGTGGGCGCACTGCGTGGAGAAAGTACGCGGCGCGGCAGGAGCGCTAGGCGCGGAGGCTGTGCTCGAAGGTGGCGAAGACGATGCCGATCACGGCGTAGTAGATCGACCACTTCTGCTCGAGGTCAATGGAGCGGAACTCGCCTACGGAGGCTAGGTGACACATGCCGTCCGCGCCCGCCCAAAGGGTGAAGTTCTTGATGTAGACTAAGCGGTCCTTGGGTTCGAGGCCGGCTTCTCGCAGCGCTTCACGGGTAAAGCGTATGAGCTGTGCGAAGGTCTCACCCATCTGGGTTTGGTCTTCCTCGCCGTCTTCACTCAGCGGGACCACGGAGCCAGATGCCGCTCCGATACACGCACTGTAGCGGTCCGGAGCGGTCATGGCGTAGTGGAAGTAGGCCACGGCAATGCACAGGAGTTTATCCTTGGCACTGGCATCCGCCGGCAGCCTGTCCAAGAGGTAGAGGGTCATGTCCTCAAGTTCTTGGTCGGT containing:
- the clpB gene encoding ATP-dependent chaperone ClpB — encoded protein: MSSFNPTTKTQEALQQALKVASANGNPDIRPAHLLAAILEQKDGIAAPVLKATGVDPDTVLKEARELIDALPKAEGANMANPNFNRDALNVLTRAQELAGELGDEYVSTEVLLAAIAGSKSDAAELLTSRGATYDALKGAFPSVRGAAKVTSENPEDQFQALEKYATDLTARAREGKIDPVIGRDQEIRRVVQVLSRRTKNNPVLIGEPGVGKTAIVEGLARRIVAGDVPESLKGKTLISLDLGSMVAGAKYRGEFEERLKAVLDEIKASEGQIITFIDELHTIVGAGATGDGSMDAGNMIKPMLARGELRLVGATTLDEYRKYIEKDAALERRFQQVYAAEPSVEDTIGILRGLKERYEVHHGVRIMDSALVSAAELSNRYITNRFLPDKAIDLVDEAGSRLRMEIDSSPQEIDELERIVRRMEIEELALKKESDAASQDRLVTLQQELADQREKLGELKARWANEKKAIDDVQNIKEELDDLRRQAEIAERDGDLALASEINYGKIPPLEKELAAAEEKATQQRNTMLSEEVTPDTIAEVVSAWTGIPAGKMLQGETEKLLNMESVLGKRVVGQKEAVTAVSDAVRRSRAGVADPNRPTGSFLFLGPTGVGKTELAKAVADFLFDDESAMVRIDMSEYGEKHSVSRLVGAPPGYVGHEAGGQLTEAVRRRPYTLVLFDEVEKAHPDVFDVLLQVLDEGRLTDGQGRTVDFRNTVIILTSNLGAGGTREETMAAVKKAFKPEFINRLDDVVMFEPLSEELLRGIVDIQLRGLAERLASRRLTLQVSDSAKSWLADRGYDPAYGARPLRRTIQQAIGDQLAKNLLAGDIVDGDTVQVDVADGGERLDLTARS